The nucleotide window TCTTTACTCTCTTAATGACGTAAGCAGAAGAAAAGTTATTGACTATGTTCTTAGTGTGAAAAAACCTAAAGGCAAATATTGTAAATGGGATGCAAATCCACAAGGAGAAAAAGATTGCCTGGCTTCACCTAATTATTACTATGGGCGTGGTGCAATTCAACTTAGCTATCCATACAACTACATTGCATTTGGGAATACTGATTTTGTTAAAAAGCAAGGCTATGATTTATTAATGCACCCTAGTTTGGTAGCTGATCCTTCAGCTAATCAGGAAAATCGTAGCAGTTTATTATGGGGTTCAGCTATCTGGTTCTGGATGACTCCGCAGGCACCTAAACCATCAGCTCATGCAGTTATGACCAATCAATGGCAACCAACAGAAGCTGATATAAAAAATGGTCGACAGCCTGGGTTTGGTACAGTAATTAATATCATCAATGGTGGGCTAGAATGTGGTAGTAGCCGCGGAGCCGATAAGGATGTTAAGGCACAAAATCGGATTGATGCTTATAAGCGGATATTAAGAATTATTGGATCATCTGAAGACGATAACAGTAAATACCCATTAGACTGTAAAAACAGTAATAATTTCAATCACCAATAGTCAAAATAGTCTTAATTAAAATCTACCCAAAAAAGCCGCTAGTTTGAAACTGGCGGCTTTTCATTAGGATCTTAATGTTATTCGATAGCAGCACCTATCATTATTCTACACTTCTAAAATTACATCTACCACCATAGCTTTAAACCAAAACGGAGTATTATCCAACACAATAGCTCACTCTTAATCTGGCGATAATCAACTACCGTGTCATTTCCTAATTTCCCATAATAATTTTTTGAATAAAATTGATACTTTAAGCAGGTAAAAATTATAAAACTAATCAAAAGTATACTTTATATTCATAAAATTAATAAGCTCAAATAATATTAATTTGTTTAAATCATCCCTATATCTTGAAGAAACTTTGTCCCCTGTTTAATTCCATCATCAATCAGTAATTTAATATGTTCAGGATCTCTATCCAGCTTGCCCGCAAAATTCAGTGATTTTTGCAATTCGGGAGACATCTCAATCATGGGAATATGATATGGTTTATCCGGATCATCAGGAAAACTTTTGGGAATCCGGATTTCATGAGTAATTCCTCGTGCCGCCAAATGTGATTTTTTATATGCACCAAGACCAAACAAGAAATTCAGAAACTCTATCTGGCTAAGATTCTGAAAAAGCGAGATATTCCCCTCCAATTGATTACGTCGATCGTGAATATCAGATATTTCTGTTGGTATATGGTCTGTAGTAGTTGGATTAATCTTGATTACCCAAATTTCATCGGGAACAAACGGACCAATAACGGCTTCTTTAATTAGTACATCTATTGGAGGATTGTCAGAAAATAAACCATCCCAATATGCCTGACCATTAATTTCGACTGCCGGAAAAATATTAGGAACACATGCAGAAGCGGTAAGGTGCTCTGGCTTGATTACCTCATTGTATGATGAAAACTTAGTTAATCTTCCACTTAAAATATTACACGCCCCGAGTACCAATACAGGAGACTTACCCTTAAAATCTTCCATTTGAGTAAAATCAGCATGTTGAATTAGTAACTGTTTTAAATCACTAAATTCTGGACGTAACCCTACCGTAGTCATTTTAGCAATTGCTCGTGCAGATTCTGATGTTGGACTTTGATTTAAAGTTGGAATAATTCCTTTATTAACCGCATTAATCCATGCTATCATTAAACTATTAATAAATTGCTCCCTACCTGTTTTAGCAGAGTTATCTTGCCAAAATTCAATTAACTCCTCACAATCATCATGTCCAAGATGTAATGCTAACCAAGCAAAGAAAGCACAAATCCCACCTCCAGACGTACCACTAAGACTCACAATATCATATTTATCTTGAACTTTATGTTTAAAAAAAGTCTTTAATACACCCGCAGTAAATGCAGTCTGGCTTCCACCACCCTGACAAGCTATAGCTATCTTAGATTTCATTTATCAAATTTCCCTTAGTCTTAAAAAATTTACCACTATGATTCTAACCTAATCAGAACTAGAAGAGGAATTAAATTATGAATAATTATTTATTAGTATAAAAGGAAGTAAACCCCATAACAAGATCCTGACCAAAGGTCAGGAGGTTATGGAGGGAGATATGAACTTTTTGATTGTTTTGTAGCTAATTTGTTGCTAATTGAAATTGTCGTAAGTCCAATGTACGATGTGTCAATGCTTATACTCAATCAGATTGAAGAAGCATGGTAGGTGTGAGCTACCCAGCTTACACTATTGTGTTGCCGTATTGTATACTATTAACTATTTCGGCTCCACAAATGTAAAGACCCGGTATTATCCGGGTCTTTGTCTTGTTGGGAGCTTGGCAATGTCCTACTTTCGCATGGTATACCCCACACTATCATCGGCGATCACCCGTTTCACTGTCCTGTTCGAGATGGGAAGGAGTGGTTCCAGGTCTCTATTGTCACCAAGCAATTCTTTTGCACGTTCTTTATTAAGAACTATGCAAATTCGGTTTAACAGATGGATTTTGTTTTGATATTAACTATGTTTATTTACTTAAGCTTTTCTCACACTTATCTCAGCATTTTACTAAAACTACTAAAATAATAGAGTCAAGCCTCTCGGGCAATTAGTATCGGTTAGCTTAACACATTACTGCGCTTCCACACCCGACCTATCAACGTTGTAGTCTTCAACGACCCTTCAGTGTGCTCACGGCACAAGGGAGATCTTATCTCGAGGCAAGTTTCCCACTTAGATGCTTTCAGCGGTTATCTCTTCCACACTTAGCTACCCGGCAATGCGACTGGCGTCACAACCGGTACACCAGAGGTGTGTCCACTCCGGTCCTCTCGTACTAGGAGCAGCCCCCCTCAAATCTCCAACGCCCACGGCAGATAGGGACCAAACTGTCTCACGACGTTTTAAACCCAGCTCACGTACCTCTTTAAATGGCGAACAGCCATACCCTTGGGACCGACTACAGCCCCAGGATGAGATGAGCCGACATCGAGGTGCCAAACACCGCCGTCGATGTGAACTCTTGGGCGGTATCAGCCTGTTATCCCCAGCGTACCTTTTATCCGTTGAGCGATGGCCCTTCCATTCAGAACCACCGGATCACTATGACCTGCTTTCGCACCTGCTCGACTTGTCAGTCTCGCAGTCAAGCAACCTTTTGCCATTGCACTTTCCTCACGATTTCCGTCCGTGATAAGGTTACCTTCGTACTCCTCCGTTACTCTTTGGGAGGAGACCGCCCCAGTCAAACTGCCTACCATGTACTGTCCCCGGTGCTGTTACACCTAGGTTAGAACCTCAAACATATCAGGGTGGTATTTCAACGTCGGCTCCATTGTGACTAGCGTCACAACTTCAAAGCCTCCCACCTATCCTACACAAATATGGTCAAAGTCCAATGCAAAGCTGCAGTAAAGGTGCATGGGGTCTTTCCGTCTAGCCGCGGGGAGATTGCATCTTCACAAACATTTCAACTTCGCTGAGTCTCTGGAGGAGACAGTGTGGCCATCGTTACGCCATTCGTGCGGGTCGGAACTTACCCGACAAGGAATTTCGCTACCTTAGGACCGTTATAGTTACGGCCGCCGTTTACTGGGACTTCAATCAAGAGCTTGCACCCCATCATTTAATCTTCCAGCACCGGGCAGGCGTCACACCCTATACGTCCACTTTCGTGTTTGCAGAGTGCTGTGTTTTTAATAAACAGTCTCAGCCACCATTTCACTGCAACCCCTTACTGCTTCGGAAGTAAATTCCTACACATCATCGGGGCGCACCTTCTCCCGAAGTTACGGTGCTAATTTGCCGAGTTCCTTCTCCAGAGTTCTCTCAAGCGCCTTAGAATACTCATCTCGTCCACCAGTGTCGGTTTGCGGTACGGTCGTGTACAGCTGAAGCTTAGAGGCTTTTCCTGGAAGCTTAGTATCAACCACTTCTTACCCGTAGGTAATCGTCATCACACCTCAGTGTTAGAAAGCCGGATTTGCCTAACTTCCCCACCTACATGCTTAAACCAACTATTCCAACAGTTGGCTGGCCTAACTTTCTCCGTCCCCCATCGCACTATACATCGGTACAGGAATATTAACCTGTTTCCCATCAGCTACGCATCTCTGCCTCACCTTAGGGGCCGACTCACCCTACGCCGATTAACGTTGCGTAGGAATCCTTGGACTTTCGGCGAGCGGGCTTTTCACCCGCTTTAACGCTACTCATGTCAGCATTCGCACTTCTGATACCTCCAGCATGCTTTTCAACACACCTTCATCGGCCTACAGAACGCTCCTCTACCACTCACATTACTGTGAATCCGCAGCTTCGGTTATCAATTTAGCCCCGTTACATCTTCCGCGCAGGACGACTTGACTAGTGAGCTATTACGCTTTCTTTAAATGATGGCTGCTTCTAAGCCAACATCCTAGCTGTCTATGCCTTCCCACATCGTTTACCACTTAATTGATCATTTGGGACCTTAGCTGGCGGTCTGGGTTGTTTCCCTTTTGACACCTGACGTTAGCACCAGATGTCTGTCTCCCGTGTATTACTTTCTCGTATTCGGAGTTTGCCATGGTTTGGTAAGTTGCAATAACCCCCTAGCCATAACAGTGCTCTACCCCAAGAAGTATCAACCACGAGGCACTACCTAAATAGTTTTCGAGGAGAACCAGCTATCTCCGGGTTTGTTTAGCCTTTCACCCCTATCCACAGCTCATCCGCTAATTTTGCAACATTAGTCGGTTCGGACCTCCAGTGCATGTTACTGCACCTTCATCCTGGCCATGGATAGCTCACCCGGTTTCGGGTCTACACCCAGCAACTATCGCCCTATTAAGACTCGGTTTCCCTACGCCTCCCCTACTCGGTTAAGCTTGCTACTGAATGTAAGTCGCTGACCCATTATACAAAAGGTACGCAGTCACCCCAGCTTAAAACACCCTGATCTTTATTCAGGCTTTTATCTGTTTCCAGCTATTTCACTTTTGTTGGTCTTTTAATTCGCAAGTTTCACTTGCTCATTGAAAGAACTACAAGGTGCTTTAAGCTGGGGCTCCCACTGTTTGTATGCATGCAGTTTCAGGTTCTATTTCACTCCCCTCCCGGGGTTCTTTTCGCCTTTCCCTCACGGTACTGGTTCACTATCGGTCGATTACGAGTATTTAGCCTTGGAGGATGGTCCCCCCATCTTCAAACAGGATTTCTCGTGTCCCGCCCTACTTCTCTATAGCTTAGTTCTTAATGTCGGATTTCAGATACGGGGCTATCACCCACTATGGCATACCTTCCCAGGTATTTCTCCTATCTCGTCACTATAACACTATACGGCTCCTCCGATTTCGCTCGCCACTACTTTCGGAATCTCGGTTGATTTCTTTTCCTCCGGGTACTTAGATGTTTCAGTTCTCCGGGTTCGCTTCCCTTGCGGGATAACCATTGCTGGTTGGGTTTCCCCATTCGGAAATCTGCGGATCAAAGTCTGTTTGCCGACTCCCCGCAGCTTATCGCAAGCTACTACGTCCTTCTTCGCCTGTAATCGCCAAGGCATCCACCACATGCACTTAGTCACTTGACTCTATTATTTTAATAGTCTTCTTATCGTATTAATTAGCTAACTTTGTCAACTTAGTTAATACAACATAGAAATTTCAAGTAAACTGCTGATTCTCAAAGATTCGTTTCCAAACCTCTAAGATTTATTTTTTACTGTATGAGTTTCTTTTTGCTTAAGTTTTTTACATATGCAATCTACCCGCATATCCTTTACTCTTCCTAAACATTGCTGCTTAGTCAGATACTGTCAATAACTCTTTCAAATCATTGCCAGATTTTTATAAATATACGCGTTGGTAAATTTTTAATATCTAACTCTATCCATCTTGTTAA belongs to Aquella oligotrophica and includes:
- a CDS encoding patatin-like phospholipase family protein — its product is MKSKIAIACQGGGSQTAFTAGVLKTFFKHKVQDKYDIVSLSGTSGGGICAFFAWLALHLGHDDCEELIEFWQDNSAKTGREQFINSLMIAWINAVNKGIIPTLNQSPTSESARAIAKMTTVGLRPEFSDLKQLLIQHADFTQMEDFKGKSPVLVLGACNILSGRLTKFSSYNEVIKPEHLTASACVPNIFPAVEINGQAYWDGLFSDNPPIDVLIKEAVIGPFVPDEIWVIKINPTTTDHIPTEISDIHDRRNQLEGNISLFQNLSQIEFLNFLFGLGAYKKSHLAARGITHEIRIPKSFPDDPDKPYHIPMIEMSPELQKSLNFAGKLDRDPEHIKLLIDDGIKQGTKFLQDIGMI